A segment of the Parasynechococcus marenigrum WH 8102 genome:
GGTGAATTTATTAATGCAACAAGTGGATGTCACTTTCAGTTTAACTACGGTTTGAAGTTAAACTCTGGGGTATCAAATCCTCACATTAGACATCTATCTGTTTGTAACGATATTTTATTCTCATTGGCCTTCAATAGACGACGAGTTAATTTCCTTGAGTGTTGCTGTATGGACGGGTATCTTTCTTGGCGACTGTCTGGGCAAAGATCAAAATACTTTTTTAATAGCCTGACTGCCAATGATATAGACACTCGTAATATCAATAAAATCATTGCATATAATATTGCATTTGGCATAAATGTGAATCAGATATCTGGCGATATGAATAACCTTGAAGGCCGATATGACATTTGTACTATATTGGGATCAAGTTATTTTCTCGACTATCCTTTGAGTACGCTTAGTAGGATAATTGAGAGAAATCTTGCAAAAAACGGAGTTTTATATATTGATTTTAGGTGCCATCCTGAGGATAACTTTCTACCGAGACATATTTTAGCGGACCCAGAAAGCATAAAGCTTTATACAGAGGGACTTGATAAACCTATAGGTTTAAGATTTGAGTTTTGCCCTGCGTCAGAAGATCTGGCTTTTATCAATCGCCCGGAAAAATACACTTGTGGAATATATTATCATTATCGTGATATTTTGAAATTTATAGAAAAACTACCAAGAATTAAAAGTGTAAGGCCTATTTATCTAGAAAATGAAGAAACTGAAACTTGTTCAGCTACTTGGGTGATCCTTAAAATAACCACCTAATGCCATTCTATCGCTTCTAATTTAATGCCATCCCCGTTTCTTGAATTTTTTGCGACACTTAAAATTACTTTTTTGGGGTAATTGTAGTTGTCTTGGGTGTGATTTTAATTATCTTGGGATCACAATATAGTCCCATTAATTATTGTCATGCTCAAGCAATGCTTGTCAGGCCCATGATTAATTTATAGTGTACTAAAATACATTGTGGCTAGCGAAACTCATTTCGCTTAAATTAATGTTTCAAGCACAACTCTCATTTTTTAGATGACTTTTTTTCAAAGGATTACAAACAAACTGAAAAGATCCTTCGGACTGGGTGTCCGCAAAACAGAACCTTGGTTTGAGCTAGCAGAAGCCGCGCTTATATATAAAGCTGAAAGCTATAAATCATATGACTTAA
Coding sequences within it:
- a CDS encoding class I SAM-dependent methyltransferase; this encodes MLKSKKHMKFSTILKKIIRKTSLAFVNCVFPAPNAKHVDASKVGEFINATSGCHFQFNYGLKLNSGVSNPHIRHLSVCNDILFSLAFNRRRVNFLECCCMDGYLSWRLSGQRSKYFFNSLTANDIDTRNINKIIAYNIAFGINVNQISGDMNNLEGRYDICTILGSSYFLDYPLSTLSRIIERNLAKNGVLYIDFRCHPEDNFLPRHILADPESIKLYTEGLDKPIGLRFEFCPASEDLAFINRPEKYTCGIYYHYRDILKFIEKLPRIKSVRPIYLENEETETCSATWVILKITT